In the genome of Geoalkalibacter ferrihydriticus DSM 17813, one region contains:
- a CDS encoding response regulator, translating to MVSAPPSANCLSGCKSYLPDLSGRRVLVVADGEESRELLEEMILLWGGVCLAVSSGSEALMRARQALAEACRFDLIIIDLNRTCARGAAAARTLAGETALAATPILFLNGEPCPPPESTALPGAFCVEKPLRLVDLQDAVSKVLCGRVFGFPRRTKAWLSTGKAPVSQRILLVEDSPVNQKLVQTLFGKRGHQVATTENGREALELLARETYDIILVDMQMPLMDGVELTQIIRRGEGLRSDPQIPIIGVTAHAWDEDREHFLAAGLNHCVTKPFKIQELLALVERYAKQEGAEDK from the coding sequence ATGGTGAGCGCCCCCCCTTCAGCAAATTGTCTGTCCGGCTGCAAGAGCTACCTGCCTGATTTAAGTGGTCGGCGGGTGCTGGTTGTTGCCGACGGTGAGGAGAGCCGCGAGCTGCTCGAGGAGATGATTCTTCTCTGGGGGGGAGTGTGTCTTGCCGTTTCAAGCGGTTCCGAAGCGCTGATGCGGGCGCGGCAGGCCCTGGCCGAGGCGTGTCGCTTCGATCTGATCATTATCGACCTCAATCGGACCTGCGCGCGCGGCGCTGCGGCGGCGCGTACTCTGGCGGGAGAGACGGCCCTGGCCGCCACGCCCATTCTGTTTCTCAACGGCGAGCCCTGCCCGCCGCCGGAGTCCACGGCGCTGCCCGGTGCCTTCTGCGTGGAAAAACCCCTGCGCCTGGTCGATCTGCAGGATGCCGTGAGCAAGGTTCTGTGCGGCCGGGTGTTCGGCTTCCCCCGCCGCACCAAGGCCTGGTTGTCCACGGGCAAGGCGCCGGTTTCTCAGCGCATCCTGCTGGTGGAAGACAGCCCGGTCAATCAGAAACTGGTGCAGACCCTTTTCGGCAAACGCGGGCATCAGGTGGCCACGACTGAAAACGGGCGCGAGGCACTGGAACTTTTGGCCCGGGAAACTTACGACATCATCCTTGTCGACATGCAGATGCCGCTCATGGACGGCGTCGAGCTGACCCAGATCATCCGCCGCGGTGAAGGTTTGCGCTCTGATCCCCAAATCCCCATCATCGGCGTGACGGCCCACGCCTGGGATGAAGATCGCGAACATTTTCTCGCCGCCGGATTAAATCATTGCGTGACTAAGCCATTCAAAATCCAGGAACTCCTGGCCCTCGTAGAACGCTACGCAAAGCAGGAGGGGGCAGAAGACAAATGA